The following nucleotide sequence is from Microbulbifer sp. A4B17.
GTAAGCGAATAACCAATCGATTGGGGACAATATTTCCGGCAGACTCATCGTATACATGGTGGGACACATTTTTGTACTGCACTACGATTTCAGCACAACGCTTCTCCATACGTTTGCCAGTGCGCAGATAAAATGGCACCCCCGCCCAACGCCAGCTATCAATATGTGCGCGAATAGCAACAAAGGTTTCGGTTGAACTGGTTCCACCGTCGAGTTCATCGAGGTAACCGGGTACATCATTGCCATTGATTTGCCCAGCCACATATTGGCCGCGCACAACATTTTTATCGACCAAATTACCAGTAAGCGGACGTAAAGCCTCAAGTACCTTAATTTTTTCTGCACGGATATTCTTCGCCGACATACTGTTGGGAGATTCCATAGCAATAAGGCAAAGCAACTGCAACAGGTGGTTTTGCACCATATCCCGCATAGCACCAGTTTCATCATAAAAGCCCGCACGCCCTTCCAGACCTACGGTTTCTGAAATACTGATTTGTATGTGATCAATGGTTTTGGCATCCCAAAGATGCTCGAACAATACATTGCTAAAACGCAGGGCGAGAAGATTTTGTACCGTTTCCTTACCCAGGTAGTGGTCGATGCGGAAGATGCTATCCTCTGGGAAGTAACTGGCAATCTTACTGTTAATTTCATCAGAGGTTTGAGCGTTATAGCCCAGTGGTTTTTCCACCACGACTCTGGAGTTTTCAGTAATCAGGCCTTTTAAGGAGAGATTTTCACAACAGGGGCCAAAAACCGCTGGCGGGATTGCCAGATAGAAAATACGAACCCGTTCCGGGTCGGGACCGAGGGTTTCTGCCAGGTGATCCCACTGGGTATCAGGTACTGCGATATCCAATGCGATGGGGCAGAGTAACTGACTAAATTGATCCCAACTCGAAGCACAGTACTCACCTTCACGAAGATGCTTTTGCAGTGCCTGATGGGCTGTTTCGATATACTGATCAACATCTGATTGGCGGCGACACACCGGAAGGATACGACAGCCATCAATCAAGCTGCCCTCTCTAAATGCTCGGTAAAGCGCAGGTAGCAGCTTGCGCAGTGCAAGGTCACCGCCTCCACCAAATAACACCATATCAAAAGGGTTAATCATAAATTTTGCTCTGGGGTCGTTCTTGTCTCGGAGCCTTTTGGGCTCCGCAATAATCAATAAAGAATGCTTGCACCGGTCTCTGCACCACTGGCAAGCCCGCGCATATTAGCGAATAGTTCACGGCCTGTACCACGGGCACTTTCAGTGAGATCACACTGTGCCGTTTCGCGAGCATTAAATTCAGCTTCATCTACCAGCACGCGCAGAACACCAGCCTCTGAATCAAGTTCAATCATGTCACCCTCATGCACCTTGGCAATCGCACCGCCTTCCACGGCTTCGGGGGACATATGAATCGCTGCCGGAACTTTTCCGGAAGCACCGGACATACGTCCATCAGTCACCAGCGCCACCTTAAAGCCACGATCCTGCAATACCCCCAGAGTTGGGGTCAGCTTGTGTAGCTCCGGCATACCGTTAGCACGAGGG
It contains:
- the zwf gene encoding glucose-6-phosphate dehydrogenase, with the protein product MINPFDMVLFGGGGDLALRKLLPALYRAFREGSLIDGCRILPVCRRQSDVDQYIETAHQALQKHLREGEYCASSWDQFSQLLCPIALDIAVPDTQWDHLAETLGPDPERVRIFYLAIPPAVFGPCCENLSLKGLITENSRVVVEKPLGYNAQTSDEINSKIASYFPEDSIFRIDHYLGKETVQNLLALRFSNVLFEHLWDAKTIDHIQISISETVGLEGRAGFYDETGAMRDMVQNHLLQLLCLIAMESPNSMSAKNIRAEKIKVLEALRPLTGNLVDKNVVRGQYVAGQINGNDVPGYLDELDGGTSSTETFVAIRAHIDSWRWAGVPFYLRTGKRMEKRCAEIVVQYKNVSHHVYDESAGNIVPNRLVIRLQPEESIKLVLMAKKMDSLTTELQPAELNLTLSDTYDSFRSDAYKRLMLDAAANNPALFIHRDEVAAAWAWVDPIIEHWRETKNQPQPYPAGSWGPEEADNLVSRSDRHWFNA